From Chryseobacterium joostei, the proteins below share one genomic window:
- a CDS encoding DUF308 domain-containing protein, translating into MMFNWLSLVTGLFYIVLGIVVIIYKFFFTILEPAIAYALGALLIVYGIFRIYRAVSKIKKSKDEE; encoded by the coding sequence ATGATGTTCAATTGGTTATCCCTGGTTACGGGATTGTTTTATATCGTTTTAGGAATTGTAGTAATTATCTATAAATTCTTCTTTACCATTTTAGAACCTGCTATTGCTTATGCATTGGGTGCTCTTTTAATTGTTTATGGTATATTTAGAATCTATAGAGCTGTTTCTAAAATCAAAAAATCGAAAGATGAAGAATAG